The proteins below are encoded in one region of Effusibacillus dendaii:
- the sigH gene encoding RNA polymerase sporulation sigma factor SigH has product MTHLEAGNVEEEIVLAQQGNAQSVERVLSQFQPYVRLRARSFFLAGAEYEDLVQEGMIGLYKAIRDYRREKEIPFRVFAEICITRQIITAIKTARRLKHQPLNQYLSLYGLASDDESNRSLLDTIPSPHGNEPDEMIIHQEQLIELQLKLRKILSSFEYQVLSLHAEGHSYKEIATLMNSSTKAIDNALYRIKRKMDGHHHLNKAKMSS; this is encoded by the coding sequence ATGACTCACTTGGAAGCAGGAAATGTTGAGGAAGAGATTGTACTGGCACAGCAGGGGAACGCGCAGTCAGTAGAGAGAGTTCTGTCCCAATTTCAACCGTATGTCAGGTTGCGTGCACGTTCTTTCTTTCTTGCCGGTGCGGAATATGAGGATTTGGTGCAGGAAGGTATGATCGGTCTGTATAAGGCGATACGTGACTATCGGCGAGAGAAAGAAATCCCTTTTCGGGTGTTTGCCGAGATCTGCATTACCAGACAAATCATTACCGCCATAAAAACGGCTAGACGGCTGAAACACCAACCTCTGAACCAGTATTTGTCGTTATATGGTCTTGCATCAGACGACGAATCGAACCGATCCTTGCTGGATACGATTCCTTCCCCGCACGGAAATGAACCGGATGAGATGATTATTCACCAGGAGCAGTTGATCGAGTTGCAATTAAAACTTCGGAAAATTCTGAGTTCGTTTGAGTATCAAGTGCTTTCCTTGCATGCAGAAGGCCATTCGTACAAAGAGATCGCAACGTTGATGAATTCTTCCACAAAGGCGATAGACAATGCGTTATACAGAATTAAACGGAAGATGGATGGCCACCACCATTTGAACAAAGCAAAAATGTCGTCCTAG
- a CDS encoding redox-sensing transcriptional repressor Rex — MKTPKISEAVIRRLPVYLRYLQHLHEMNITTVSSLDLGQHLEMNPAQIRKDLAYFGEFGRKGIGYDVEYLIAKIKQILKLDRRLNVALVGAGNLGTALSNYNRYTNEKMKIVAIFDSFPEKIGTKIGTVKVQPIQELAKTVKEQDVKIGIITVPATEAQKVADQMVEAGIKGILNFAPITMRVPNHVYLRNADLTTELQSLAYYIG, encoded by the coding sequence ATGAAAACTCCAAAAATTTCAGAAGCGGTAATCCGCAGATTACCTGTATATTTGAGATACTTGCAGCATCTTCACGAAATGAACATTACAACCGTTTCTTCGCTTGATCTGGGTCAACATTTGGAAATGAACCCGGCTCAAATTCGAAAGGATCTCGCCTATTTCGGCGAATTCGGAAGAAAAGGCATCGGCTATGATGTGGAATACTTAATCGCCAAAATTAAGCAGATACTGAAATTGGATAGACGTTTAAACGTTGCCTTGGTGGGGGCGGGCAACCTGGGAACTGCGCTGTCAAATTACAACCGCTACACCAACGAGAAAATGAAAATTGTCGCCATTTTCGATTCGTTCCCGGAGAAAATAGGCACCAAAATCGGAACGGTTAAGGTGCAGCCGATTCAAGAACTGGCAAAGACGGTCAAAGAGCAGGATGTAAAAATCGGCATCATCACGGTCCCGGCAACGGAGGCACAGAAAGTGGCGGATCAGATGGTGGAGGCTGGCATCAAAGGAATTTTGAACTTCGCTCCGATTACGATGCGTGTACCAAACCATGTGTATCTCCGCAACGCAGATTTGACCACCGAACTTCAATCGCTTGCCTATTATATCGGGTAA